Proteins co-encoded in one Papaver somniferum cultivar HN1 chromosome 5, ASM357369v1, whole genome shotgun sequence genomic window:
- the LOC113278297 gene encoding uncharacterized protein LOC113278297: MATAKPFTNNIFHFFLFFFILTAVAIQGLAATARRVETLSHYQQQTAVVPHSSASLQELNLKGVRDRWSKKRNSRRLMIGSTAPTCTYNECRGCKFRCRAEQIPVDANDPVNSAYHYRCVCHR, translated from the exons ATGGCTACTGCTAAACCCTTCACCAACAACATCTTccatttctttctcttcttcttcatccttacAGCAGTCGCCATACAAG GTCTTGCAGCAACGGCTCGTCGAGTGGAAACTCTTTCTCACTATCAACAGCAAACGGCAGTAGTTCCTCATTCTTCTGCTTCTCTTCAAGAACTAAACTTAAAG GGTGTAAGAGACAGATGGAGCAAGAAGAGAAATTCAAGAAGATTGATGATAGGATCCACAGCTCCAACTTGTACTTACAATGAGTGCAGAGGTTGTAAATTTAGGTGTAGAGCTGAGCAAATTCCTGTTGATGCAAATGACCCTGTTAATAGTGCTTATCACTACAGATGTGTTTGTCACAGGTAA